AAGAGGCAGAAAAGTTGAGGAAGAAACTAAAAGAGATTAAAGCAGAAGTTCCGTATATAAATTTGGTAAGTCCTGTTATCGGGGTTCATGTAGGACCGGGTACTTTAATTGCTGCATGGACAATCATTAATTAAAAATTATGAAAAGCAAAATAAATCACATTGTAATTATCCCAGACGGCAACAGAAGGTGGGCAAGGAGGAGAGGTATTTCGCCGCAAAGAGGTCACAGGAGAGGCATTAAAACGTTAGAGAAAATTTTAGAGAAAGCCAGAGATATGGGCATTAAATATTTTACTTTCTGGACCGCTTCCTGGGATAATTTAACTAAGAGGTCGGAGAAAGAAATTGATTATTTATTTAATGTTTTGGAAGAGCAATTTAGAAGAGTGCTTGATGATGAAAGGACTTTTCAAAATAAAGTAAGGGTTAATGTTTTTGGCAGATGGATAGACATTACCCCAGGGAAAACTCAAGCAGTAATAAAAGAACTTATAGCAAAAACCCGTACCTTCAACAAACATGTTCTAACTTTCCTCCTAGCTTACAATGGAACAGATGAAATGATAAACTGCGTAGAAGAGATATCAAAGAAAGGTATAAAAAAAATAAACAAAGATACAATAAAAAACCATCTTTGGACAAAAGATCTTCCACCGGTAGAT
This sequence is a window from Candidatus Paceibacterota bacterium. Protein-coding genes within it:
- the uppS gene encoding polyprenyl diphosphate synthase, with the protein product MKSKINHIVIIPDGNRRWARRRGISPQRGHRRGIKTLEKILEKARDMGIKYFTFWTASWDNLTKRSEKEIDYLFNVLEEQFRRVLDDERTFQNKVRVNVFGRWIDITPGKTQAVIKELIAKTRTFNKHVLTFLLAYNGTDEMINCVEEISKKGIKKINKDTIKNHLWTKDLPPVDLVIRTGCEEDPHMSAGFMMWDTAYSQLYFTKTLFPAFTPKEFEKIIKNFSKRERRMGK